From the Campylobacter concisus genome, the window GTTTGATTAGCATCTTTTAAAATCCACTCATTGTCTTTAAAATTAGCGTGATTTGCAAATGTAGTTGAGAGTAAATTTGTGCCATTTATCTCAAAAATTCTAACATCATTTGCTATTTGATTAACAGAATTTAGCTCCTTTATGTAGATAAATTTGCCTTCAAATTTTAAAAATGAATCATTTGTGCTTTTTGAGAAAGCCGTATTTTTAGCGATACTTTTTTGATAGTCGTGCGCATAGGCAAATGGAGTAAAATTTAAGCCAACATAAAAAATAGTTACAAAAAGTGCAATAAAAAATGGTGGAAAAATTAAGCTATTTTTACTAATACCAAGCGCATAAAAACTGATTAGCTCATTTGATCTGACCATATTTACATGTAAAATTATTAGTGCAAAAATAAGCGAAAGTGGCAAAACATAACCAATAGCGCTAAGTGATGTAAGCCCAACATAAAGGAGCTGAAGGTTAGCAGATGGTGGCAGATCTTTTAAATTTGTAAGTAGATCAATGCCTACATAAAATAGTTCAAGTGCTAAAAATACGACAAGAAAAGATTTTATATAGACCCAGCCAACGTATCTGGCGTATAGTTTCATTTGATAAGACCTTTTTTTATCGTAAATTTTTGCGAAATTTCGTTGATGTCGCTCTTTAGTAGCTCACAAACTGCATTTTTTGTATAGGCTAAAATTTCATCTAAAGCCTTTTTCTCCTCATCACTAAACTCTCCAAGGACAAAATTTTTAGCATCACCAAGGTGCCCAATGCCAACACGCACCCTTTCGTAGTCGTTGCCTATTAATCCATCAATCGATTTTATGCCGTTATGCCCACCACTACTGCCACCTTTTTTAAATTTAACCGCACCAAAACTAAGATCAAGATCATCGTGTATTACGATTATTCTATCTGGTTTATAAAAATCTTTGACCACTTTTACACTTTGTCCTGAGAGGTTCATAAAAGTTGTTGGTTTTAGCAAGATAATGTCATTGAATTTAAAAACTTCGCCTTGGAATTTGGCTGAGCTAACATCTTTGTAATTTGAGTCTTTTAGGAGATCTATAAGCATAAAGCCTATATTATGCCTAGTATTTTCATATTTGGAGCCAGGATTTCCTAGCCCCGTTATTAGTGTCACAAAAGCCCTTTTTTATTTAGCTTTAATAACTCCAAGTACCGCAACACGGTCAGCGTCTACAATAGTAACGCCTTTAGGAGCTGTGATATCACGAACCAAAATAGTATCGTCGATGTCAAGTTTACTTACATCAACGTCAAATGAATTTGGCAAATTTTCAGCTGTGCATTTTACGCAAAGACGTCTTTTTGACTGGATCAAAACGCCCTTATTTTTAAGACCAATAGGTGTTCCAACTGGCTTAACTGGGATCATATATTTCGATAAAACGCCTGGAAGTGCTACTTTTAGATCTACGTGTTTAAGATCGCTTGTAACAACATCTCTTTGGTAATCAACAATAACGACATTATAAACTTTTCCGCCTACTTTTACATCAAAAGCAAGACTCTCTTTTTTGCGTGCTTCTTTAATAAAGTCATTTACTTTAAAAGCAGCTGCAACATTCTCTAATCCCTTGCCATAAATGTTGGCGATTAGATAACCATCTCTTCTCAAAGCCTTTGCAGACTTTTTACCGATACTCTCTCTAACGATTCCTTCTAACATCGTTTTCCTTTCATAAAAAATAGGTGCTGATTTTATCCAATGCTTTATAAATTTCACATAAAGCTTATTTAAGAATGATCACTTTCGCTATTTTTGTATTAGCTTGGACTTCTTTGTTTAAAGTGATTTCATAATATCATCAAATGCTGATACAAACTGCTTTAAACCATCGCTTAATAAATCTTTATAAACGAC encodes:
- a CDS encoding 50S ribosomal protein L25/general stress protein Ctc, translated to MLEGIVRESIGKKSAKALRRDGYLIANIYGKGLENVAAAFKVNDFIKEARKKESLAFDVKVGGKVYNVVIVDYQRDVVTSDLKHVDLKVALPGVLSKYMIPVKPVGTPIGLKNKGVLIQSKRRLCVKCTAENLPNSFDVDVSKLDIDDTILVRDITAPKGVTIVDADRVAVLGVIKAK
- a CDS encoding LptF/LptG family permease, yielding MKLYARYVGWVYIKSFLVVFLALELFYVGIDLLTNLKDLPPSANLQLLYVGLTSLSAIGYVLPLSLIFALIILHVNMVRSNELISFYALGISKNSLIFPPFFIALFVTIFYVGLNFTPFAYAHDYQKSIAKNTAFSKSTNDSFLKFEGKFIYIKELNSVNQIANDVRIFEINGTNLLSTTFANHANFKDNEWILKDANQTLLPQILELGEAGFNKIQSENLDALKGFKPKSIESAVSVENSKFNIPDAINFIKTFKNEGIGLDSAKTAFYNLAIAPFFAPFLLLIFYYHLPVTGRFFNLALSTFIFVVITLVVWGLLFILAKFAQTSVILPEIGIVLPVILLFAYAIYLIKSHR
- the pth gene encoding aminoacyl-tRNA hydrolase — protein: MTLITGLGNPGSKYENTRHNIGFMLIDLLKDSNYKDVSSAKFQGEVFKFNDIILLKPTTFMNLSGQSVKVVKDFYKPDRIIVIHDDLDLSFGAVKFKKGGSSGGHNGIKSIDGLIGNDYERVRVGIGHLGDAKNFVLGEFSDEEKKALDEILAYTKNAVCELLKSDINEISQKFTIKKGLIK